One stretch of Euphorbia lathyris chromosome 7, ddEupLath1.1, whole genome shotgun sequence DNA includes these proteins:
- the LOC136200564 gene encoding UMP-CMP kinase 3-like — MGSFVDNKETIENFDSQKEITVSQTEIADQEVKKSSGEIVSAENVCEIQTPDVSEEKMSEIERDDSQKEITEIDQEVKIAAEKEDENVRLNEIPAVSEERKSEVDVKLSECERNYRVVFVLGGPGGGKSTQCANISKQIGFTHLSSGDLLRKAVQNDPEHGPMIQRMIKEGESVPPELTMVILMKAIERSDNDKFMLDGFPRDEEIRVAFEAATKTEPELVLFFDCSEEEREKRILSRNQGRVDDNPESIRKRFKYFEEHTLPVVEYYRSRGKVYQIDASKTKEEVSETITSLLTKTVAHVQAETEEIEVELEKDISKMKL, encoded by the exons ATGGGCTCTTTTGTTGATAACAAG GAAACAATTGAAAATTTCGATTCTCAGAAAGAAATCACTGTTTCTCAGACTGAAATTGCTGATCAGGAAGTGAAAAAAAGCTCAGGTGAAATTGTGTCAGCTGAAAATGTTTGTGAGATTCAAACTCCTGATGTTTCTGAGGAAAAGATGAGTGAAATTGAAAGAGATGATTCTCAGAAAGAAATTACTGAAATCGATCAGGAAGTGAAAATCGCAGCCGAAAAGGAAGATGAGAATGTTCGTCTGAATGAAATCCCTGCTGTTTCTGAGGAAAGGAAGAGTGAAGTTGATGTGAAATTAAGTGAATGTGAGAGAAACTACagagttgtttttgttttag GGGGGCCTGGTGGCGGCAAGAGCACTCAATGTGCTAATATTTCTAAACAGATTGGATTCACACATCTGAGCAGTGGTGATCTGCTAAGAAAAGCTGTTCAAAATGATCCCGAGCATGG ACCGATGATTCAGAGGATGATCAAGGAGGGAGAGAGTGTTCCGCCGGAGCTTACAATGGTGATTTTGATGAAGGCTATTGAGAGAAGTGATAACGACAAGTTTATGCTTGATGGATTTCCTCGTGATGAGGAAATCCGAGTTGCATTTGAAGCTGCT ACTAAGACTGAGCCGGAGCTGGTCCTGTTTTTTGACTGCTCGgaagaagaaagggaaaagaGAATTCTCTCTAGGAATCAA GGAAGAGTAGATGATAACCCCGAAAGTATAAGGAAGCGGTTTAAGTATTTTGAAGAGCATACTCTTCCTGTGGTTGAATATTACAGGTCTCGGGGCAAGGTTTACCAG ATTGATGCTTCAAAAACGAAGGAAGAGGTTTCTGAGACTATTACAAGTCTTTTAACGAAAACTGTAGCTCATGTTCAAGCAGAGACTGAAGAAATTGAAGTAGAGTTGGAGAAGGACATTAGTAAAATGAAATTATGA